From Candidatus Nanohalococcus occultus:
TTATTACCTCTGAACCTTCTGGATACTTTTCCAGTAACCTCTCCGCGGAGGATCTGGAGTTAAACTCTTTTTGTGTGTCTCCAGGCGGATACATGTTGTCGCTGACATATGAGCTGCCACTGTAGAGGTATTCAAACCGTATCACAGGAGTGTAATCAGAACCGCTTCGACGCCCACCGGAGTCTTCTACTATCTCGGTGCTGACCACAGTTCCTGTTGTGTTAACGGCGTTTTCTATGGCCTCTCCCTGTGCGCGGTAGTTGAGATAACCCCATCCTGAGAGTGCGAGACCCGCTATAATGAGGACTAGACCGACCGCCAGCTTCTGCCTCCCGCTCAAATCGTTGAAGCCGCTTTCTCTTCCAAGAGATATTCTCAGCGGCACCACCTCGATCGAAGAGGCCGGCGAAACGTTACAGCGAGTCCTGGAGTTTCCTGTAACATTG
This genomic window contains:
- a CDS encoding DUF3592 domain-containing protein produces the protein MPLRISLGRESGFNDLSGRQKLAVGLVLIIAGLALSGWGYLNYRAQGEAIENAVNTTGTVVSTEIVEDSGGRRSGSDYTPVIRFEYLYSGSSYVSDNMYPPGDTQKEFNSRSSAERLLEKYPEGSEVIRVYIDPEQPGEGFLKKKRSNGPLLLVGIGTVMAFAGLYVLIRP